Below is a genomic region from Phragmites australis chromosome 20, lpPhrAust1.1, whole genome shotgun sequence.
TTAGTGGAACTAATCAATGCATGGGTGGCTTATAACTATAGAATGTGCATGTGCATGCAAGTCGAATGGATGCATGGATATAATTCATACGGCTGTTGGATGCTATTTCATTTTTCACATTGTCTGCCACTCGATTAGTGTTGTGGTTCTATTAAGTTACAAGTAACTCTTGTCTCTTCAAGTCACCTCCTCCTAGTATATATATGGGCTCTACGGGGCATGGTTGATCAGAGTTGGAGAACGGAAAAGCacctaaatatatatttaacacTCACTTTCCTTaaacatctaaccataaacacctaacttttttttcactttttctaTAAACCTTATAACTTCCATTTTGCCATTTTTTGCAATGCCATACGGACACGAAGGCCCGTGAGAGAAATTGCCACTCCAAtcgaaagaaagaagaagaaaaaaaaaacccccactCCGCTTCCACGTCCTTCCCAACGAAAAAGAAATCGCAAACCCTAACCTCCCAATCGCCGGCGCTGGCGCCGCCGCTGCAAAGCGAATGGTACCCCCGCCCCTTCCCCACCCTCTCTCACGCTCGTGTTGTAGATTCCGCGCCTGAAATGCGGCTGCCCTGAACAATCCCGATCGGTCCTTGCAGATGGCGAGTGGCCGCCGCGGCCACGGCGGACGGGGGAGGTTCGGCGGCTTTCGGGGCGACGATCCGCCGTCACGTTTCGGCGCCCGCGTCGAGGAGGATCCTCCACCCCCGCGGCGGGCGTCGGGTTGGGGGGTGGCGCCGCCGTCGCGGCACCTGTGGGTGGGCGGGCTGGCCCCGGGCGTCACGGCGTCCGACCTTTCGGAGCTGTTCCTCCGGTGCGGCGAGGTCGAGGGCATCGCCCGCGACCCGGGCCGGAGCTTCGCGTTCGTGAGCTTCCTGCGGGTGGAGGCCGCAGTCGCAGCGGTGCGGGAGCTGCAGGGGGCCCGGCTCGGCGGGGCGCCCGTTAGGATCGAGTTTTCCAAGGGGGTTAGTGTTGAATATCCTTTGTTCATTTGCATTTGCTTGGTCTTGAAAGTATGGCTAGCGCAATGTGCTTATCTTATCTTGTGTGCAACGATGAAGTTTGAAACAAGAACAACTCAGTTTCATGACAAGCTTAGAGTGCCAATAATTAGATTTGGGATCCACAGCTTTGATGCAGAGTTAATCATATTGAAAACAGGCTCATTCAGAATGGTGGAGTTAATTGCACTTGGCCAGTGGAGATTTTCACTATTGTTCATCTTTGTGGAGTCTTACCAATGTAGGATTTATTTAGCCAGGATCATACGACACAGATTTCAGTGAAGCCAAACAATTCACACCCACAGTACCTATGCATCAGCAACCCTTAATAGTCACATGTCCTACACAGGGCTCGAGTTAAAATCCTACTGGGACTCAACAACTCTTAAAAGTTTTTCAGGTTTATTGTGATAAATATGCTACCTGCTTTATCAAGTCAATATTCAGCGATAATTTATGAGCATTGAGTACTATTAGCTTCCATGTAGGGCATAACTTTGAACAAACCTCAAAAAGACAGTTCTTAGAAGATCAGATGTAGTGCATCTTATTCTTATAATATCAGATGCAGTTCATCTCATGGCTTGAGAAATCTTCTTTTCAACTTATGATCACCTACTCTGATGTCTCATATGTAGTGCATGATCTCCTGATGCTGAACAATCTTGTAAGATAAATCAGGAAAAAGTTTATACACATGAAACTACCTGGACATTCAGTTTTTGGGCAAACGTAAGAGAGTATGTGTTGCTTATGAAGCATCAGAGAGAAGTTTCAGCAAGTGTAATGTGTCAATGTCATTGACATGTCGCACTAATTTCATCCTTGGCACTCAGTACCCTTTGTCAATGCTTGGCACTATGAAGCTTTTCAGACCTTTTTTTTGCTATATGAACCGTACCAGAGACATAGCGTGCAGCTTGAAATTAAGTTCAACGCGACTGAAATCCTATTATCGAGAAATCATTTCCTTGTTTTACTAGGTTAAATGCAGAGTGAATATTAGGACTACATTGATGTGACCTTGCTTATCTAACTTACTGCAGGCGAACGTTGAGAACTGTTGCTTTACACAAACCTATTTCTTATAAGTTACAGTGTGACCTTGTGGTTGCTTTCTGTACACGCAGACACAGGCAACTACCTGTATTTAAAGGTTAATGGTTTTAAAGTAATGTCTAATAGGTTGCGGCGTCATATATTCATATGTTGACTAATATGTATATTGTTTTATCTCTACAGCCTTATATGTAATTTACAACTTGTTTGCTACCACTAACCATGCCAGCTATCTCACACCCAGAAACAAGAAACTATCTGGGATTATATCTATACTAGAGAATAGAAAACAATGGGGAACAGCAGAAGTCCCTTGGATCCTGAAGAAATATTGTTGATCCTAAGTATCATGTGTGAACATACATTTACATCATCGACTAGTCATGGATCCAATCGTGCTCTAGAAATTGGCTGGATAAGCGTAGATTAGTTTTCCTTATGCCTCAGGATTTCCTTATAATTGGCCGTTATGCCTTACAATCAACCACTTTGCCCATATAATCACAAAAAGGTGGGTGACTAACTGAAGTACCATGGTCTACataatattttgattaataGAAACATTACCATATTCGTATGGTAGCTTGATGGTACTGATGCTACTAAGCTCGCTTCATGACATGGTAACTCAGTCATACTAGAACCACGCTAGGCTAAATTGAACCTTCTGCAAATACATACAGGGACACTTCCTGAAACTACGGCAATTCAGCTCTTTTGACATGTTTAACTTCTTAAAGGAACTAAGATGGACTGTGCTGTTATCGTTGAATAAGAATGCAGGAATGTTTGTGATGACTCCTCTGTCATTTTAATGCCTACAAATTAATGCGCACAATTAGAAAATGATAACAGGATTAAGTAGAAAAAACATGGGTATGTGCAGTAATTTCTGCTAAGAAGATCATGCATTTTGTTTCCATTCCGAAAGGTTGTGGGCCTTTGGTCAAACTTTACTGAGGGACATCTGGAGTAGGTACAGTAGGAATACTGACGGAAGAAAGAAGCAACTGAGTTTATAGCCTGCTATTTAGCCTATGCAGCACATATTACACATCATTTAAAATGAATTGGGCAATAAGACATTCCCGTAAACTAATGATACAGCTGTATGGCTACATAGTGTATTGAAACAatctcaagaaaagaaaagatagtTGATACATAATCTTAAGATTCAAGCACAACTTATATGACTATTTTGTGACACCTTGTTTTTAGCCTAACCTTGGTCAATTAAATTAACCTAAATCAGTAAAATCAGACGGGAAATCAAGAACTTGTTGCCAGGGCCTGCACCTGTGTCATTGTGTATcggatttcctttttcttttaaatgATCAGTTACACCACCAGACATTTTCCTTCCCTATTTGCATTTAAGACATGTCCAGAATTATAAATACAGACATGACAACTTCCAGAAGTGTTGGTTTATGTAGGCCTTAGCTGTTTATAGCTAGAATCGATACAAGGGTAAGGCTATTGTAAGCTTAGTTTGAATTATAGTATTCAAGAATTTTGATAGTGACAATGGCTTGCAAATGGCTGAGCATTAAGAATTGTTGAGGAAAACTGGTTGTTCCATCATTGTGTACTGTACTTGCAGTTGCAGGTGCTTATTTGGCAATGCTGTTACTAACATAATTCAAGCTTTTGCTTTGTGCTTCTTTGGCTTGTTATGGAATGCTGTGAAACTGGAAATGTGATGTTTTCTCTCAGATGGTTCACTATTTTTCTAGTTAAGTTGATTTCTTTGCTGAACTGTTGTCCTGAAACCCTCAAGCTGAGACAACTGAAATTTCACGTTTTCAATGTGAACAATATACTGCTCAGTGCTCACCAGCTTGAATCTAGTGTGTGTCGCCAGTGACTTCTATAGCTTGCTCATTAGTTAATTGGACCTTGAATTGGCTGCCTATGCTGTTACAGAGAGGCCCTGTGACCCAAAGAGGCAAAAACACCACCCTTTTTGTCCAAAATGCAACATATTCCTTCGTTCTTTGCTACTATTTTTTCTGATATAGGAAATCATTAAATAACACAGGTCAGAATACTCGTGGGATTATTGGGTTGGAGCATTATTCATCATCACGTTTTTTTAGGCTCACAACTTGAGGAATTAATATTGTGGTCTAGGTGAACCTCATTATCTAGCAGTGCTGTTAAGCTAAGAAATTTATTTCATGTTATTGTTGTAGCCAATGGAGTTGTCTTCACTCCATGGTGTACCTGGTTGCTTGTTCTGTCTTGTTTAAGTTCATGATCTGGAGTCAGGACTGAATAACTTACAAGTAAATTTGTTTACTATGCTTTGATCTCGTATATCAGGATCTCTGATTATTTTGCTTTTACACTATTGCACACATCTAGTGGTACCAGGTTACCTGAAGTATTTGAATTTACAGGATAAGGCTTCAGGTAGCTCAATGGATGACAGATATACACAATATGCTGATGAGAGACATTCTATTGAACGTGGAAGGAAACGACTACCAAGTCCTGAAAAAACAATAGATAAATCTAAAAGAAATAGGTCTACAGAACCTAGTGAGGTGTTATGGATAGGTTTTCCTCCTGGTTTGAAGGTAGATGAGGCAACTCTGTGGGAAGCCTTTTCACCTTTTGGGGAGATTATCAGGATAACACCATTCCCGGGCCGTATGTATGCATTTGTCCAGTACACTAGTATTACAGCAGCCTGCAGGGCAAAAGAAGCACTTCAGGGAAGACTTTTCAATAACCCACGAGTAAGCATATGCTTTTCTCGGAGTGAAGGTGCTGCAGCAGAAGTTGGGAAACGATCTTTTGTTGCCCCATATTCCCCCCAGTTAAACCCTAGTGCTAGGCCTATCTTCAGAGAACGAGATTTTGAAGCCTTTCCTAGGGCTAGGCCTTTCGATAGCCCTCCAAGAGATTTCCGCATGTCATCACCGTATTTTCACCCTAATAGGTTATCAAGAGATGCAGATGATGTGGGCTTTAGCAGGGATAATTATTTTCAACAGGAACCTGGAATAGAGCTTGGCCCTGTTTCTAATATTGAGCCTTTTAGAACACAGGATTCAGATCCAGGAAGAAGGATGCCTGAGGAATTTTATGAAAAACTTAGACGCAGCCAAACTGTTAGGAGTGAGGCACCATGGCACAACATTCCTGAGCGACCTCGGAGACCCTTACCATTGGAAGATTCTTGGAATGTTGAAGATAATTCTTACCCATTTTCAAAGAAGCTAAGGGGTGGTCAAGTGCATGATACTGAACTTCCTGAATATCCTTTCTCAGAATTTGATCGGGGAAAAGTTTGTCCTGACTACCCAAGGAGGCCCCTAAATGATCTGCCAGAAGATGATTTACACAGTAGAACTTACCAATTTCCTCCTATGCATGGTAGACATCACATTGATGCCATAAGGAATCTAACTCCACTCGTCGATAAATATGAATCATGGGGTGCTCAAGACAATTTTGCTAGGCATTTAGGAGAAATGGATAGATCGACTCCTGAACGTTATGAACCCTTTCTTAAGGAAGAATGGAAATGGAATGGTGCAATAGCAAAAGGAGGCACACCAATCTGCCGAGCTCGATGCTTCCCTGTTGGGAAGGTGCTTAACTTCATGCTGTAAGTTTGGATTCTTATCTTTACTATATTTTCCATGTTCTCTCTGAGCTACACTTTACAACACAACATCTACAGCAGGGAATATTCTCGTTATCTTAGCAATCACATCCAGTTTCCTTTGTGAGTAACATCACATGGCAAATCTTAAACTGTAGAGTGTTGATGTTCACTCTGTTGATTTTGTGCTTTTCAGGCCTGAGTTTCTGGATTGCACTGCTAGGACAAGTCTAGATATGCTTGCTAAGCACTACTATCAAGCTGCTAGCAGCTGGGTGGTATTTTTTGTTCCAGAAAATGATGCAGACATGGCAGCTTATAATGATTTCATGAATTATCTTGGTGATAAGCAGCGTGCAGCAGTTTGTAAACTTGGAGAAAGGAGCACCTTGTTTCTTGTTCCACCTTCAGATTTCTCTGAGCAAATACTGAGGGTGCCAGGAAAAGTCAGCATATCTGGAGTCATTCTGAAGTTTCAGCAGTCAAATCCAGACTATTACTCACCCAATCGCAAATCATTGGAGAAAGTTGCGCCATCTTCTTCAAGTCATTTGAACACTGATGTAAGCAGTCATGAGGATCTGGATGATCTGAGAAGACTCAATCCACCAGATAGCAGGGCATTCCCACAGGGTCCAGATCATCTCCGCTCGGCTGGAAGCTataccccagcaagtacagaTCTTTTTCTGCCTTACAAGCCGGAGAGTGCTCCTCCATATGTTGGCTCTCAGTTACCTCAAGAAAGGCCACGAGCCAACCCCCGCATGGGTACAGCACATGACCAACTTCAGCCACTCCCGAACATGTTGCCCTCAGGATGTGATCCAAGTCCAGGTTCTGCTAATTTCAGTTCTTTGGCGCAGAGTGCAATCCCACATGCATCAAATAACAGGTCGCTGGAGCCATACTCATTTGCTATTCAAGGGGTGCCAAAAGGCACAATATCAGGGTACACACCAGGTGAAGCATCAAACAGCATGTCTTGGCCTTCCGTGCAACCTAAATCACAGCAGGCAGCTAGACCTGATCAGTCTCCTCTCCCAGTATCGCTACCACCGGATCAACTTGCACAACTGGCCGCCCTTCTTGCGCAACAAAACCAACCTGGAAAAGAAGTTGGTTTGCCTGTAGACAGCTCAAACAAACAATCTGGATTCATACAAAATTCCAATTCATATGGACATGCTCCTATGATGCCAGGCAGCGCAGGTTCCTTTCCTGTTCAGAACTCTTTGCCACCCGTTCCGCCATCGATGCCGCAAGTACAGGTCCATGCACCACCAATACAAGGCTCACTACCATCAAATGCACCCATTACGCTTCCAGCCAGTGCTCCTGTACTTTGTAACACCACTTTTACTATACCACCCATGCATGCTTTGGTGAGTCCAGCTCATTCTTCCATGCCCTTGGGATCATTTGTTCCTCCACTTCCTGAAGGTCCTCCGCCCTTTCAGCAGCACACATCAATTGCTCCCACCGCACAACCTTCTGTTTCTTCTGGCCAGCAGCCTAGCCAGCAACTATCCGCCCAGGAAGAACTTGGAGATCCTCAAAAGCGCCTTCAAGCAACATTGCAGTTGGCAGCAACCCTTCTTAAGCAGATACAAAAACAATCAAATCCTGGTGGTCAGAAATAGATATGAGGTAATTATCTTAGACGATCTCTTTTTACTTCTGATGTACCATTTATTTTACACAAAGAATGTATCGGTGCCCTACTTGAACAAACTGTTTATACTAGTGTATTTCAGTGGGTGTAGTTGCTACAGGTTTTATGTCAAAGCTCGTCCTTTATATTGCTTCATTTACACAAAGTTATTACTCCATTTTTTCTAGGGGCTTGCCATGGTACAAGACTAGTAGTTATATCTTGTTCTGCCTGCTAGAGAAACATTTTCCTTTGGATCCTGTTATCTACCATGTAGAtcttaaaggaaaaaaatgaattCTTTGTGGAAGCAGTATATTATCTGATTTTTGAGATTTAAGAGATGTATTGTCTTTGTAGCTAGTAGGAGTGCGCCTCTTCTTATGCTCTTATCGCTCAATCAGAGACCACATGTTAGTTTTTAAGCAGAGGGATCACACGGTATATCCAATGGAATGAATATAACTTTTATCTTCTCATCTTATGATCTAGGGTTTGTGAGCAAAGGAAATAGGAATGTGCCATGGGTGTTCAGGGTTGTGACCTCACCTGCAGCAAGGAGCAACTCCACAGCTAGGAGGGTTGCTCCCTAGGCGTGCGAGAGAGGACAAGGGGGTAGAGAGTTACCTGTAATTTATCCTTGcctttattgatgaatcctcCTCTGTTAAATTGAGGATTCCTATCGAAGTAACTAGAATATCTAAAGGATAGAAATTAGCCTGATCAAGTAGgtacccccttttttttttgaaaaatgggcaggagctctgccaatTGACATTAGAATAGAAATAGTTTTACAACCTGGCGATCCCTAGCCAAGCACAAGAGCAACACAGCCGAATTAAACTAGAAAACAACTGCTAATAGAAGACTGAAACTCCTGTTAAAACACCTCAAACTAACACCGATAAACAAAGGAGACCCCTACTGTAGGGCTCACACTCTTAACTCCACCACCTCTCTAATCCTGTAAAAAACTTGATCAGGTCCCAAGTATTGATGCTCAAAGATTCGCCTATTTCTCTCCTTCCACAAGTTCCAACAAGTATAAATAGAAATCCCATAAAAAAGGTACCTTTCCTCCTTGGTAATGATCTTGCGTGCTTCACTCCACCAATCAGCAATGGCAGCCTGCTGAATTAATCCCGGATAGGAATATTTTGGAGGTGCAACCAAGAGAAAACTTTAGCCCAAACCTGCTTAGCAAAAGCACAAAATAAAATGAGATCGTTAGTTGTCTCCAGATGCCCCCCACAAAAACACGTATTGTGCTGCTAGGCCACCCCCGCAAAGCCAGCTTGTCAGCAGTTAGAATCCTCTGCTGAACCAACAACCATGCAAAGAAACGACATTTATTCTCAGTTTGAGCTTTCCTTCCAATAGCTACCCTTACATACTTAGATTTTCCTAAACTTGATGGGCAAGATTTGGCTAGCCGACCGGCCCAAGCCGTGTGCCGCCCTTGAACCCAGGCACCTATCCCACTATCCCTACTTGAGCTACACCATAACATGTTTGTGGAGGTGCTTTGGAAGAAGCATGAGAATTTTTGTGAGATATTAGTAAACATGGTTGTAAATTCTCATGCCTTTATCAACGGGTCTTTATAATTTTACTGTAAACTCACTGGCCCTTAATTTTCAGCATTTTTATCAACAGGGCAACTGCTTGTACTTTTTTCTGCAATGACCACTCATTACCATTTGAATTACCTCTTATGGCAGGTTATTGCTAATGTCAACCTGCAAGGATCATATCGTGTTCCATTCCCTTTGTTCCAAGGAACCTGAAACTGACGATGACGTACTTTTCTGTGGTTTTATACCATCCCCTCTCGTGGTATAAATTTGTAATGAGCGCTTCCTTGTAGGCTATCAGGTTACATGACTTCTTTTGCTAGATTTCTTTGAACTTTGCAGCTAAGGCTTTGGTTCCGGTATAAAAAGTCAGTAGCTTGTTGGGACGAACAACTCAGTggtagataatttttttttgattgtGATTGTAACACAATAAATAGTGTAATAACGGTTGATGTAATGACTGTTTATCCCCTTTTTACATTGGATGAATGAGGGTATTTATGAGCATATCTCAACCATTTTCGCTATCGTTATACATTTGGCCCTTATCCAACAGGAATATTTTTAATAACACTAGAGAATATTTTTATGGTATTTTAAAAGGTATTATGGTTATTGTCTATATACACTGCTCTAAGTAGCAAAATTAAGACATGTCTTGGGGGTCTTGTATTGGATGCTTCGTCGGGACTGTCAGGAATCTTCCTTGAGCCACTTCATTGTTAGGTTCCAGATAACTTGTGGGTTCCTTTTTAAGCTAGTATTCGCTCTATTACCAGAGAGCCTAACGCTGTCTCCCTTCGGTCTCATGACTTTTGCTGAATCTTTCATCCTTCGGGTCTCGTCTCACTCCTTCGGTCTTAGGGTTTCGCTACGCTCTTTGTCCTTTAGGTTTTATCGCACTATTTCGACCTTAGGGCTTCGCTACACTCTTCGTTCTTAGGGTTGCTTATGCCTTATTGAGTCTAATTCCTGCAGAACATCAAGGGAACTATCCCTACATTGACGTCAGTCTCACTGTCTTGGTTTTTGGAATTTGACAATTGTGACCGAAGTCAACGAACTGAGGCCCATGTGATACCATTCTTCCAATAATTTTGTTTACATACTAAACCATGGAACTTGAGCTTCTCGTACTTTTGAATATTTCGACTGAATTACCCTTTTCTGCTGTTGGTTTCAAATTGCCTGACAGTGGGAAAAGCTACTGTCAATCTATCATGCATTATATATATTTGCTAAGGGGGCATGTTCCTTCGAAATTGCTTTATCATGCCAGCAAGGACTATAATCTTGATGATGCTTCAGATTCAGAACAATCCCCTTGTGTATACCTGAGACAATTGAAACTATTTGCTGCTATGGGACAAACTCTGAAAGACTGAGCCCAATAACTATGTTAGGATCTTGATCGTAACATAGTAAATAGTAGACTCGTAACAGTGAGTGTAATAATTATTTCTTCTTATTACATCAGTCGAGTAAGGGTATTTATAGACATACTTCAACTACCCCGATCATCATTACATTTATGCCCCTTATCcacatgaatattttttttaacacaaaaGAATATCCCAGGATATTCTAGGGGTATAACTGTTATTGTACACCTACAATGCCCTACCCCTATCTAACCCCAACACGTGTCCTCTCGGGGCCTGCATCGGGTCCTCCTTCGGGGCTACCGGTGGGTTCCCTCTGGTCATCTTCTGGTCGGATTCTAGTTAACCCATAGGAAGGTCTTTGCATTGCCTCCCTTCATCCTCAGGGCTTCATTGTACCTTTCATCCTCCGGGCTTTATTGCACACCCTCGTCCTTTGGTCCTCGCATCCGTCGAAGGTCTTTGTGTTGCCTCCCTTCATCCTCAGGGCTTCGGTGTACCCTTCGTCCTCCAGACATTGTCGTACATCCTTGGGCCTAACCCCTGTAGAGCATAAGGAAAAATATCTCTGTCTTGACATTAGCCTTTCTACTTTGCCTCTGGGATTGACTGTTACGGCCGAGGTTAACGAATGGGGGCCAATATGGTACCATTCCCCCCAACAGTGGCCCCTTCGCAGTTTTGGTCCTAACTTTGGAGGGCCGAAGCCAAGAATCTTTAAACAGTGGGGTGGTACCCTTCTCTCAGTCCCCCTCTTCGGCCAATCGAAGTGAACATCAAATAACGACAAAGTAGACTTGTATTTTAGAAGAAAAAGATATACATATGAAACCAGCATATACCCTTCCGTCCTCATGCGGTAAGAACAAAATACATCCTTCGCATGATAATACTATATATTCGGTTATCAATGGATAGTGCCAAAATATGTCCTCTGCGCGACCTATACAAGATAGCTATTTGCGACATGTATACCAAACTACCGCCCCCTCTCACGAGGTGTCCTACTTGAGGCCTAACATGAACCAGGTGTCTAGTGCCCACTGAGATGTTGTGGGAATACCATTGTCAATGGTTGGGGCATTCACTGCAATGTCCCATCACTACATGTAGTACTCAGCCCCACAGTGGTGGTCGTGCTATCTAAGGAAGTGGATGCAGTCCTTGCGAAGGCCTGAGAAGTCTTTATCTCCTGGGAGCACATACCATGTGTCATCCCAACTTTGTAGGATGATCTTGTCGTGGAGCTCCGAGGCTTGGTACCGACCTACGCACATTGCAAAGTTCCAGTACCCGTCATGAATTATGTAATGGTCTGCAAAGCTGTACGACGCTCGTGGAGGTGGCACTCATAGTTTGTCATCATGAAGGAGAAGCACATGGCCCCTAACTTGAATGATGCGCACGTCCTCTCCTTCTTCGGGCCATATCTCCACCTAGAAATCCTTTACTGGATCGGAGACCCAACCATCTACGCTGCCAACACATCACCACAATGCTTCGATGAAGAATTCTCCCGTTTTGAGGTAGTGGTTGCGATATGCGTAGATGACGATGACGGTGCTTGGCCCAGCCTTCGCCTTCAAGTGCACAAAGAACCCTTCGGGTACTTGCTCTAATCCCACTCCAGGAGTCATGGTAGCACGTAGGTTTCTCCCATCAACAGGTTTCTGACCACTGCGGAGTCATCATGGTGGTCGAATCCTATGAGGTAACTTCCCTCAAAGGTTGTGATCCTCGATCTTCGTCCCGCAAATGCGGGGACGTGCATGCTAAAGAGCCTTTCCTCTGTCAATGAGTAGAAGGAGACCTTGCCCTATTCGTAGACTTATCGCTCTTGAGTACCCACGGGGCAAACTATGAATGCCCTTTGCGACAGATGTCGATACGCCATTGAGCGCATACCACTCTAAAGGACACAAAGTCCCTTGGCTCGTCGAAGCAGTCGACAATGGTCTGAAGGGTAGGCCACATGAGTCCCGTCCAGTCCATGTCTACCTTCGGTGAGACTTGCGCAAGCTGAACATCATTATCCGAGTGGCGGAAGAGGGGAGTCGAGCGAGCTTGAGCTCTTGTGAATGTTATGAGTGAGTTACTGCGATAGGTTTCGTATTTACGGTCGCATGTCCCTTGGAGTTAAGTGGTGACATTTGCGATTTCCAATGGAATATCATAGTACCTCCACCGTATGCATTTATGGCGCCGTTCCTTAGCTGGGGTTTTTTGGCACTACATGGACCCTGCTCTTTTGGCCACAAAGCACTCCCACGTCCCATAATTTTCGCCTCCCACATGTGTTGTGGATGTTACGGGTCTTGTACATAAGGGCACGTGTCACCTTGCCATTCGCCCTACGTGCATAGTGTACTTTTAATTTTTCGGTTACCCCCTGAGACAGCAATTCACTCCCCCTCCCTTTCAGTTTTTACTCTTGTCGCACCCCTTACCTTCGCCTATTTGTCCGGGCTGCTCTCGACCCTTCGGGTAGCCAACCCTTCGTTCTTTCTAGGTTTTACTTCTTTTCCTTCGGCAACATGCAAGTGGCAAGGCACCTTTGATGCCGTACTTTGGGGTCAGCCGGTGGATCGACGAACAGATCGGTTGTCTAGTGGAGAAGGGCTGGATTCACCAAACTAGTGACGCCCGGGTGCCTTCTCCTAAGGAGTCGACTCTGTGGCCTCGCATGGATGAAGTCGTGGTCTTCCTCGAATTCTTTGCGGACAGCATTTGCTTTCCTTGGATAGCTATGGTGGACAATGCCTTGGATCGGTATAAACTGGAGATTCAGCAGTTGACACCGAACTCCATCGTTCGCCTGTCTATTTTTGCATGGGCCTGGCTATCCCAAGGTTAGCAACCTAGCTCCTCAGCCTTTGCGTATCTCCACTACACACATTGCCAACCAAAGAAGGTGCAGGTGAACGAGGAGGAGTATGTCGCTTCATATGGCAGTGTATCCTTCATTCCAATGGAGCAAATTTTGGTTCTACCATCGTGTTCCTAAAGGATTGAAGATGTCCTCCAATTCCAAAGAAATCCTCTTCCGAAGGAGTCTGAAGGTTGAGTTCACAGCCATCGTCAAAGCAAGGGTCTAGTCCATCACGATGATTTCGAAACATCTCGGCTTTCATGATCTCATTGAAGAATACCGCGCAGCCAGCGTTGGGCTGCTCTCCATCAGTTGGAAGTTTAGCTAGCCACCCGCAGAGTCCACGGATAAGCTTCAATTTTTCATGATTCATCTTGAAGGAGCGTCGGGTAAGTCTGGGTATATCATTCGATATGGCTTTCGGTGAAT
It encodes:
- the LOC133901614 gene encoding flowering time control protein FPA-like — its product is MMASGRRGHGGRGRFGGFRGDDPPSRFGARVEEDPPPPRRASGWGVAPPSRHLWVGGLAPGVTASDLSELFLRCGEVEGIARDPGRSFAFVSFLRVEAAVAAVRELQGARLGGAPVRIEFSKGDKASGSSMDDRYTQYADERHSIERGRKRLPSPEKTIDKSKRNRSTEPSEVLWIGFPPGLKVDEATLWEAFSPFGEIIRITPFPGRMYAFVQYTSITAACRAKEALQGRLFNNPRVSICFSRSEGAAAEVGKRSFVAPYSPQLNPSARPIFRERDFEAFPRARPFDSPPRDFRMSSPYFHPNRLSRDADDVGFSRDNYFQQEPGIELGPVSNIEPFRTQDSDPGRRMPEEFYEKLRRSQTVRSEAPWHNIPERPRRPLPLEDSWNVEDNSYPFSKKLRGGQVHDTELPEYPFSEFDRGKVCPDYPRRPLNDLPEDDLHSRTYQFPPMHGRHHIDAIRNLTPLVDKYESWGAQDNFARHLGEMDRSTPERYEPFLKEEWKWNGAIAKGGTPICRARCFPVGKVLNFMLPEFLDCTARTSLDMLAKHYYQAASSWVVFFVPENDADMAAYNDFMNYLGDKQRAAVCKLGERSTLFLVPPSDFSEQILRVPGKVSISGVILKFQQSNPDYYSPNRKSLEKVAPSSSSHLNTDVSSHEDLDDLRRLNPPDSRAFPQGPDHLRSAGSYTPASTDLFLPYKPESAPPYVGSQLPQERPRANPRMGTAHDQLQPLPNMLPSGCDPSPGSANFSSLAQSAIPHASNNRSLEPYSFAIQGVPKGTISGYTPGEASNSMSWPSVQPKSQQAARPDQSPLPVSLPPDQLAQLAALLAQQNQPGKEVGLPVDSSNKQSGFIQNSNSYGHAPMMPGSAGSFPVQNSLPPVPPSMPQVQVHAPPIQGSLPSNAPITLPASAPVLCNTTFTIPPMHALVSPAHSSMPLGSFVPPLPEGPPPFQQHTSIAPTAQPSVSSGQQPSQQLSAQEELGDPQKRLQATLQLAATLLKQIQKQSNPGGQK